In the Maribacter sp. MJ134 genome, one interval contains:
- the murQ gene encoding N-acetylmuramic acid 6-phosphate etherase, translating to MAYEKITETPSNHNDLELMDTNTILVNMNNEDKKIADAVAEVIPQITLLVDELSNRFERGGRLFYIGAGTSGRLGILDASEIPPTFGMPHERVVGLIAGGDTAIRKAVENAEDDTKQAWLDLEEHAITNNDVVVGIAASGTTPYVIGGLKDAKERGILTGGITNNPGSPLAQLADIPIAVNVGPEFVTGSTRMKSGTSQKLVLNMISTALMIRIGRVKGNKMVNMQLSNDKLVDRGTRYIVEGLGVTYGEAEKLLKEHGSVKRALEAGRKK from the coding sequence ATGGCATACGAAAAGATTACCGAAACTCCTTCTAATCATAATGATCTGGAACTCATGGATACCAATACTATTTTGGTTAATATGAACAATGAGGACAAGAAAATAGCGGATGCAGTGGCTGAAGTCATACCTCAAATTACCCTTTTAGTGGATGAACTAAGCAATCGTTTTGAAAGAGGAGGTAGGCTGTTTTACATAGGGGCAGGAACGAGTGGCCGCTTGGGTATCCTCGACGCTTCGGAAATTCCACCAACTTTTGGAATGCCGCACGAACGCGTAGTGGGATTGATAGCCGGTGGAGATACCGCCATTAGAAAGGCAGTAGAAAACGCAGAGGATGATACAAAGCAGGCTTGGTTAGATTTGGAAGAACATGCGATAACCAACAATGATGTGGTTGTTGGAATAGCAGCCTCAGGTACAACACCTTACGTTATAGGAGGACTTAAAGATGCGAAAGAAAGAGGTATTTTGACTGGAGGTATTACCAATAACCCAGGCTCTCCATTAGCCCAGTTGGCCGATATTCCAATAGCGGTAAACGTTGGGCCGGAGTTTGTAACGGGTAGTACACGAATGAAAAGTGGAACTTCGCAGAAATTAGTGCTTAATATGATTTCTACCGCTCTAATGATACGTATTGGTCGGGTAAAGGGAAACAAAATGGTGAACATGCAGCTTAGTAATGACAAGCTTGTGGATAGAGGCACTAGATATATCGTGGAAGGTTTAGGCGTTACCTATGGGGAAGCTGAAAAATTATTAAAGGAACATGGTTCCGTTAAAAGGGCTTTAGAGGCGGGTAGGAAAAAGTAG
- a CDS encoding DeoR/GlpR family DNA-binding transcription regulator: MLKEERQQTILNEVELHNRILLTDIAETLDVSIDTVRRDVKELDAEKKLRKVHGGAISLGFTTNSARNNNIYALEDKTTIARKAITMLKDGAVIFIDGGTTCLEMTRLIPDTLHLTCFTISLPVAMELSNKPNVTVISIGGQIAKEAQISIGANAIHNLSEIRVDYSFIGTGYVDALYGLTEFDWDIVQIKKAVIKASKKTVLLSISEKLNSQHRYKTCDINTINTMITELAPEDKLLTAFKNNDIRIL; this comes from the coding sequence ATGTTAAAAGAAGAACGACAGCAGACTATATTGAACGAAGTTGAACTGCACAACAGAATTCTTCTAACGGACATTGCAGAGACCCTAGATGTTTCTATTGATACCGTTAGGAGGGATGTTAAAGAATTGGATGCGGAGAAAAAGTTAAGGAAAGTTCACGGGGGAGCAATTTCTTTGGGTTTTACTACCAACAGTGCACGAAACAATAACATATACGCGCTAGAGGATAAAACGACGATTGCAAGGAAAGCGATTACCATGTTAAAAGACGGTGCCGTTATCTTTATCGATGGAGGTACTACTTGTTTGGAAATGACAAGACTTATTCCAGATACCTTACATCTTACCTGTTTTACCATCAGTTTACCCGTGGCTATGGAGCTTTCCAATAAACCTAACGTTACGGTAATATCCATTGGAGGACAGATAGCTAAAGAGGCGCAGATTTCAATTGGCGCAAACGCTATACATAACTTATCTGAAATTCGGGTAGATTATTCTTTCATAGGTACCGGTTATGTAGATGCGCTGTATGGTCTTACGGAATTTGATTGGGATATTGTTCAAATCAAAAAGGCGGTTATCAAGGCATCAAAAAAAACGGTCTTGCTTTCGATTTCTGAAAAATTGAATTCCCAACATCGCTATAAAACCTGTGACATCAACACGATTAATACCATGATTACGGAGCTCGCTCCGGAAGATAAGCTGCTTACCGCTTTTAAGAACAACGATATTAGAATACTATAA
- the nagB gene encoding glucosamine-6-phosphate deaminase yields MKSIETKDRIAIAYQPVGQFEETRFEKIHNVIFSDSNEASIRVAEEIADLIRKKQAQNKNCVLGLATGSSPIRVYEELVRQHKEEGLSFHNVITFNLDEYLPMEKSNIQSYYYFMHEHLFNHVDIPSKNVHIPDGTVSSDETVAYCLSYEKKIKEHGGLDFQLLGIGRTGHIGFNEPGSHFNSGTRVITLDHITRVDAAPSFLGIDNVPRKAITMGIATVRKAKRIVLLGWGENKAGIIKKTIEGTISSQVPATYLQEHKNCTFVLDKGAGSELTRNKTPWLVDTCEWTEELISKAMVWLCEKTGKTVLSLTDKDYNDNGMADLLALEDSYDLNIKMFNKLQHTITGWPGGKPNADDSKRPERATPVKKRVIIFSPHPDDDVISMGGTFDRLVEQGHDVHIVYQTSGNIAVSDTDARKYAEIAMQINPSEKAQKIIDDISQKNESKLDSKEVRRLKGNIRRGESYAATRYMGLKDANVHFLDLPFYETGTIKKNNLSEDDIILMMDVIQQIKPHQIFAAGDLADPHGTHKVCLDAVLEAMNRLKTESFMDECWLWLYRGAWHEWDINEIEMAVPMSPSQVMKKRNAIFCHQSQKDGVMFQGDDSREFWMRAEERNRDTANKYKALGMASYAAMEAFVRHKFDSE; encoded by the coding sequence ATGAAAAGTATTGAAACTAAAGACCGTATTGCTATTGCTTATCAACCTGTAGGCCAATTCGAGGAGACTCGCTTTGAGAAAATACACAATGTGATTTTTTCGGATTCTAACGAGGCATCCATTAGAGTTGCTGAAGAAATAGCCGACCTCATCAGAAAAAAACAGGCGCAAAATAAAAATTGCGTACTGGGTTTGGCCACAGGCTCCTCCCCTATTCGTGTGTACGAAGAACTTGTACGCCAACACAAAGAAGAGGGTTTAAGTTTTCACAACGTAATCACCTTTAATTTAGATGAATACCTACCCATGGAGAAAAGTAATATACAGAGTTACTATTACTTCATGCATGAGCACTTGTTCAATCATGTAGATATCCCTTCTAAAAATGTTCATATCCCGGACGGTACCGTTTCCAGTGATGAAACAGTGGCTTACTGCCTGTCCTACGAAAAGAAAATCAAGGAACACGGCGGACTCGATTTTCAACTCTTGGGAATTGGGCGTACGGGCCATATCGGTTTTAACGAACCGGGGTCTCATTTTAATTCCGGAACCAGGGTAATTACCTTAGACCACATCACCAGGGTTGATGCGGCACCATCATTTCTTGGGATTGACAACGTTCCGAGAAAAGCGATCACGATGGGAATTGCGACCGTAAGAAAAGCCAAACGTATTGTGCTTCTAGGTTGGGGGGAGAATAAGGCAGGAATCATTAAAAAAACGATTGAGGGCACCATATCATCACAAGTTCCAGCAACCTATTTACAGGAACATAAGAACTGTACGTTTGTTTTGGATAAAGGAGCGGGAAGCGAGCTTACTAGAAACAAGACGCCTTGGTTAGTGGACACTTGCGAATGGACAGAAGAGCTCATTTCAAAGGCTATGGTCTGGCTTTGTGAAAAAACCGGGAAGACGGTTTTGAGTCTAACCGACAAAGACTATAACGATAATGGCATGGCCGATCTATTGGCCTTGGAAGATTCTTATGATTTGAATATAAAAATGTTCAATAAGTTACAACATACCATCACAGGTTGGCCGGGAGGCAAGCCAAACGCAGATGATAGTAAACGTCCGGAAAGAGCTACCCCGGTAAAAAAACGTGTAATCATATTCAGCCCACATCCGGACGATGATGTCATATCCATGGGAGGAACTTTTGATAGGCTTGTCGAGCAAGGCCACGATGTGCATATTGTATATCAGACGTCCGGAAATATTGCCGTATCGGATACCGATGCACGAAAGTATGCCGAAATAGCCATGCAAATAAATCCCTCTGAAAAAGCACAGAAAATTATTGATGATATCTCTCAAAAAAATGAAAGCAAGCTAGATTCTAAGGAAGTTAGGCGGTTAAAGGGAAATATCAGAAGAGGGGAGTCTTACGCCGCAACGAGGTATATGGGACTAAAAGATGCCAATGTGCATTTCTTGGACCTCCCCTTTTATGAAACGGGTACCATCAAAAAAAATAACCTGTCCGAAGATGATATCATCCTTATGATGGATGTTATACAACAGATAAAACCGCATCAAATTTTTGCCGCAGGAGACCTTGCGGATCCGCACGGAACGCATAAAGTGTGTTTAGATGCCGTTTTGGAAGCTATGAATAGATTAAAGACAGAATCCTTTATGGACGAATGTTGGTTATGGCTGTATAGAGGCGCATGGCATGAGTGGGACATCAATGAAATTGAAATGGCCGTACCCATGAGCCCTAGCCAGGTTATGAAAAAAAGAAATGCCATATTCTGCCACCAATCGCAAAAGGACGGGGTAATGTTCCAAGGTGATGATTCCCGTGAATTTTGGATGAGGGCAGAAGAACGCAACAGGGATACCGCAAACAAATACAAGGCACTCGGAATGGCTTCTTATGCAGCTATGGAAGCATTTGTAAGACACAAGTTCGATTCAGAATAA
- a CDS encoding glycoside hydrolase family 10 protein, which yields MSRHFQLLLFFLSLSSCGIFNSFEKKPKREFRGVWIATVVNIDWPKNGNDNAEKQKADFLNILNFYQQLNYNAVIVQVRAAGDAFYPSEFAPWSRFLTGLEGKKPDWSENNLEWMISETHKRGMEFHAWLNPYRATFDEDFEVLSETHDYCTHPEWMVHYGKKNYYNPGLPEVRAHFSKIIAEIVSTYDIDAIHFDDYFYPYQITDVVFDDSLAFKTHALANQSLDDWRRSNIDSLVKETHRTIKSIKPWVQFGISPFGVWKNDTTDPRGSDTRAGQTTYEDLYADPLLWMEEGWIDYLAPQVYWSMELPVASHRKIVNWWAKNNHNTNLYIGNGAYKIRNNSDEAWENKKELPNQFKLAREIPEISGNIVFSAKSLLNNNPDVTKYIKRKLYSEPSLTPITSKTNEPPQTVKLMLQSQDSENVNFTIIDQEKYKYVLWYTSGRNVKSEYHIEKLQGKMLINEKSKIIQIPKSNIKGNYFALSFLDRYGRETKPVVLHLKEIIYDDSKK from the coding sequence ATGTCAAGACATTTTCAACTCCTTCTTTTCTTCCTAAGCCTTAGTTCCTGTGGTATTTTCAATTCTTTTGAAAAAAAACCAAAAAGAGAGTTCAGGGGGGTCTGGATAGCTACCGTGGTCAATATTGATTGGCCTAAAAACGGTAATGACAACGCTGAAAAGCAAAAGGCAGATTTTTTGAACATACTGAACTTTTACCAACAACTGAATTACAATGCCGTAATTGTACAGGTAAGGGCGGCCGGCGATGCGTTCTACCCATCTGAGTTTGCTCCGTGGTCTAGGTTCCTGACAGGACTTGAAGGTAAGAAGCCAGATTGGAGCGAGAACAATTTGGAGTGGATGATCTCAGAGACCCATAAAAGAGGTATGGAATTTCACGCGTGGCTCAACCCATATCGCGCTACTTTCGATGAGGATTTTGAGGTATTGAGTGAAACCCATGACTATTGTACCCATCCGGAATGGATGGTGCATTACGGTAAGAAAAACTACTATAATCCAGGACTTCCCGAGGTAAGAGCTCACTTTTCGAAAATTATTGCGGAAATAGTCTCAACTTACGATATAGATGCCATTCATTTTGATGATTATTTCTACCCTTACCAAATAACGGATGTAGTTTTCGATGACTCTTTGGCCTTTAAAACCCATGCTCTAGCAAACCAGTCATTAGACGACTGGAGGCGCAGTAATATAGATTCCTTGGTAAAAGAAACACATCGGACTATAAAATCCATTAAACCGTGGGTGCAATTTGGAATTAGTCCGTTCGGTGTTTGGAAAAACGATACAACCGACCCCAGAGGTTCCGACACTAGGGCCGGACAAACCACTTACGAAGACCTCTATGCAGACCCCTTACTTTGGATGGAGGAAGGTTGGATAGACTATTTGGCCCCGCAAGTGTATTGGAGTATGGAGCTTCCCGTGGCCTCGCACAGAAAAATTGTAAACTGGTGGGCGAAAAATAATCATAACACCAATCTATATATCGGTAACGGAGCCTATAAAATTAGGAATAACAGTGATGAAGCTTGGGAAAATAAAAAGGAACTACCGAATCAATTTAAACTGGCCAGGGAGATTCCGGAAATATCGGGAAATATAGTATTTAGCGCAAAATCGTTACTGAACAATAACCCTGATGTAACAAAATACATCAAAAGAAAACTATATAGCGAACCCTCCCTTACCCCAATCACCAGCAAAACCAACGAACCACCGCAGACCGTAAAACTAATGCTGCAATCACAAGATTCGGAAAATGTAAATTTTACGATTATTGACCAAGAAAAGTATAAATATGTCTTATGGTATACATCCGGACGAAACGTAAAATCTGAATATCATATAGAAAAATTACAGGGAAAAATGCTGATTAACGAGAAATCTAAAATTATACAAATTCCAAAAAGTAATATAAAGGGAAATTATTTTGCCCTATCATTTTTAGACAGATATGGAAGGGAAACCAAACCAGTTGTTTTACATTTAAAGGAAATTATTTACGATGATTCAAAAAAATAA
- a CDS encoding MFS transporter, which translates to MIQKNKWAWAWVPSLYFAQGLPYALVVTVSVIMYKRLGFSNSDLGLYTSLLYLPWVIKPLWSPFVDIKSTKRNWFLGMQLLASVALLAIGLALPTNIFFVTSLACFWMVAFASATNDIATDGYYMIGLTEDKQSFFVGMRSVFYKLANVTGQGLLVVLAGFLENKYGDNTRAWSYTMICAGSIMLLMTLTNFIATPKFESSDAIVLDKPKGFWEVFVSFFKKPGMGIAITFILFFRLGESQLVKMASPFLLDPTSVGGLGYSTSEVGTIYGTIGVIFLTVGGILGGILISRHGLKKWMLPMLISLNAPNALYALLAITGTTEAWAVTGTVIVEQFGYGFGIAGFMVYLIYIAEGNSKTSHYALATGFMALGMMLPGLISGFMQEWLGYDGFFIWVVLAALPAFILLKFIKYPPNFGKVKVEAN; encoded by the coding sequence ATGATTCAAAAAAATAAATGGGCATGGGCGTGGGTCCCGTCACTATACTTCGCGCAGGGCTTGCCTTACGCTTTGGTGGTGACGGTATCCGTTATTATGTACAAAAGACTGGGTTTTAGTAATTCTGATTTAGGGCTATATACTAGTTTGTTGTATTTACCGTGGGTAATTAAACCCTTGTGGAGTCCGTTTGTGGATATAAAAAGTACCAAACGAAATTGGTTTTTGGGAATGCAACTTTTGGCCTCGGTAGCACTTTTAGCTATCGGATTAGCATTGCCTACAAACATTTTTTTCGTAACCAGTTTAGCGTGTTTCTGGATGGTGGCCTTTGCATCCGCAACGAACGACATTGCTACGGATGGTTACTATATGATAGGCCTTACGGAAGACAAACAGTCCTTCTTCGTAGGGATGCGGAGTGTATTCTATAAGCTGGCCAACGTTACGGGCCAGGGACTTCTTGTAGTACTAGCAGGATTTCTCGAAAACAAATATGGAGATAATACCAGGGCATGGTCATATACTATGATATGTGCAGGCTCAATTATGTTGCTCATGACGCTGACCAACTTCATCGCTACGCCAAAATTTGAAAGTTCTGATGCCATAGTCCTAGACAAACCCAAGGGTTTTTGGGAGGTCTTTGTTTCCTTCTTTAAAAAACCGGGAATGGGAATTGCCATCACATTTATTCTTTTTTTTAGACTTGGTGAATCGCAATTGGTTAAAATGGCCTCTCCTTTTCTGTTAGACCCGACATCGGTTGGAGGCTTGGGATACAGTACTTCTGAGGTGGGAACAATTTACGGGACCATAGGTGTTATATTTTTGACCGTTGGCGGTATTCTAGGTGGTATTTTAATATCAAGACATGGTTTAAAAAAATGGATGCTACCGATGCTTATTTCCCTCAACGCTCCAAATGCACTTTACGCACTACTAGCAATAACTGGGACCACGGAGGCCTGGGCGGTAACCGGTACCGTAATCGTGGAACAGTTTGGCTATGGTTTTGGAATCGCAGGCTTTATGGTATATCTCATTTATATAGCAGAAGGGAATTCTAAAACTTCGCACTATGCCCTAGCCACTGGTTTTATGGCCTTAGGAATGATGTTACCAGGGTTAATAAGTGGTTTTATGCAAGAGTGGCTTGGCTACGACGGATTCTTTATTTGGGTAGTATTAGCTGCCCTACCTGCGTTTATTTTATTGAAGTTTATTAAATATCCCCCGAATTTTGGCAAGGTCAAAGTAGAAGCGAACTAG
- a CDS encoding glycoside hydrolase family 3 protein has protein sequence MMDFISAKRQLSLEEKVGQLFMPAAFINDTEAEIQELETLIKKHDIGGICFFHSRASAATNYEGKKPVVYNENSLEVLKSLINRYQKISKYPLLIAIDAEWGLAMRVENTAQYPYAITLGAIQDDASLLFEVGKNIAQDCKSAGIHWNLSPVADINNNPDNPVIGYRSFGDDRERVTSKSIAYVKGTESEGVLTSVKHFPGHGDTATDSHLGLPIINKSKEELLKNELYPFQELINEGVDSVMVGHLAVPALANGENTPSSISKKIIKGVLREEMRFKGVVISDALNMHAVSKNYPIPGELEWLAFDAGNDVLCFAEHTKEGIERILTEANSNQIDESFERVWKLKEKALKNPKDHNNNSAPNWEAKNLNYAIAEKCLTILKGSDKDIAEFRTTDFCTVTFKRFVENETRSEILASLALLESEVSEENEVLLLLTPPNVKPANNFGFLTEEIEFINNLMDEKKVVLYHYGNPYALQHLKFDKSLVTVVVYQDFTEFQEVATAHFLGKTKALGKLPFELKTDVI, from the coding sequence ATGATGGATTTTATTAGTGCGAAAAGACAACTTTCATTAGAAGAAAAAGTAGGACAACTCTTTATGCCGGCCGCATTTATAAATGATACGGAAGCGGAAATACAAGAGCTCGAAACCCTAATAAAAAAACATGACATAGGAGGAATCTGCTTTTTCCATTCAAGAGCTAGTGCGGCCACCAACTACGAAGGAAAAAAGCCTGTAGTGTATAACGAGAATAGTCTCGAGGTGCTAAAATCGCTGATTAACAGATATCAGAAAATTTCAAAATATCCCTTATTAATAGCCATTGATGCGGAATGGGGACTGGCCATGCGTGTGGAAAATACCGCCCAATACCCTTATGCCATAACGCTCGGAGCAATCCAAGACGACGCATCGTTACTATTTGAAGTAGGAAAAAATATTGCCCAAGATTGTAAAAGCGCCGGCATTCACTGGAATCTTTCACCTGTTGCAGATATCAATAATAACCCGGATAATCCGGTAATTGGATACCGTTCTTTTGGAGATGACAGGGAGCGTGTCACCTCAAAATCCATCGCCTATGTGAAGGGCACCGAAAGTGAGGGAGTGTTAACCAGCGTAAAACACTTTCCCGGTCATGGAGATACCGCAACGGATTCGCATTTGGGGCTGCCGATTATCAATAAATCTAAAGAGGAATTGCTTAAAAACGAACTCTATCCGTTTCAAGAATTAATAAATGAAGGAGTAGATAGCGTTATGGTGGGTCACTTGGCCGTTCCTGCACTCGCCAACGGAGAAAATACCCCTTCAAGCATTTCAAAAAAAATCATTAAGGGCGTACTAAGAGAAGAAATGCGGTTTAAGGGCGTAGTCATTTCCGATGCACTGAATATGCATGCTGTCTCCAAAAACTATCCTATACCTGGCGAGTTGGAATGGTTGGCCTTTGACGCCGGAAACGATGTATTATGTTTTGCAGAGCATACCAAAGAGGGCATTGAAAGGATATTGACCGAAGCCAACAGTAATCAAATTGATGAAAGTTTTGAACGTGTTTGGAAACTGAAGGAAAAAGCCCTAAAAAATCCAAAAGACCACAACAATAACTCCGCCCCTAATTGGGAGGCCAAAAACCTAAATTATGCAATCGCGGAAAAATGCCTGACCATACTCAAGGGCTCGGACAAGGATATTGCTGAATTTAGAACTACGGATTTCTGTACCGTAACCTTTAAACGCTTTGTGGAAAATGAAACCCGCTCAGAAATCTTAGCGTCTTTAGCCTTACTGGAATCGGAAGTTTCGGAAGAGAATGAAGTACTGCTATTGTTAACACCCCCTAACGTAAAACCTGCTAACAATTTTGGTTTTTTAACTGAAGAAATCGAATTTATCAACAACTTAATGGATGAAAAAAAGGTAGTACTCTATCACTACGGAAATCCGTATGCGCTACAACATTTAAAATTTGACAAATCATTGGTAACTGTGGTGGTATATCAAGATTTTACTGAATTTCAAGAAGTGGCGACCGCCCATTTTTTAGGCAAGACCAAAGCACTTGGCAAATTACCTTTTGAATTAAAAACTGACGTAATTTAA
- a CDS encoding anhydro-N-acetylmuramic acid kinase yields MKNYKILGLMSGTSLDGLDLAYCHLEEVNGEWQFKIKNTKSVDYTQEMQLALKDSIHLSAERLLEFHNTYGTWLGEQAKNFIDEANLEVDYIASHGHTSHHRPELGLTFQMGSGQHMANASGGNVICDFRTNDLALGGQGAPLVPIGDQLFFSAYDFCLNLGGISNISFQLKNKRIAYDIGLANMILNYITRKINLDYDNGGEMAKAGKINSAMLKELNNLRYYALPHPKSIGYEWFLEEVAPIVDRTKDKMENLLHTAIHHICEKVAQQIQINSKKDEQRVLVTGGGALNTFLIDVLKEKLGDRTAVVVPEPILIEFKEALVFALMGALRVERQINVLSSVTGARRDSSSGVIYLPN; encoded by the coding sequence ATGAAAAATTATAAAATTCTAGGATTAATGTCGGGCACTTCTTTAGATGGGTTAGACCTTGCCTATTGCCATTTAGAGGAAGTGAACGGGGAATGGCAATTTAAGATTAAGAATACTAAAAGTGTAGACTACACCCAAGAAATGCAGTTGGCGCTCAAAGATTCCATTCATTTATCGGCGGAACGTTTACTAGAGTTTCATAATACCTACGGTACTTGGCTCGGCGAACAGGCAAAGAATTTCATCGACGAAGCAAATCTGGAAGTAGATTATATTGCTAGTCACGGACATACCTCCCATCATAGACCGGAATTGGGGCTAACTTTTCAAATGGGTTCGGGTCAGCATATGGCCAATGCCTCCGGAGGAAACGTAATATGTGATTTTAGAACAAACGACCTGGCCTTAGGCGGTCAAGGAGCCCCCTTGGTACCCATCGGGGACCAACTTTTTTTCAGCGCCTATGATTTTTGTCTAAATCTGGGGGGTATTAGCAATATTTCATTTCAACTAAAAAATAAGCGTATTGCCTATGACATTGGTCTTGCTAACATGATATTAAATTATATTACACGAAAAATAAACCTGGATTATGACAACGGCGGAGAAATGGCAAAGGCAGGAAAAATTAATTCTGCCATGCTAAAAGAGCTAAATAATCTAAGATATTATGCACTGCCACATCCAAAATCTATAGGTTATGAGTGGTTTTTAGAGGAAGTAGCACCAATCGTGGACCGCACAAAAGATAAAATGGAAAATCTTTTACATACTGCGATACATCATATTTGTGAAAAAGTTGCGCAACAAATACAAATCAACTCCAAGAAGGACGAACAACGTGTCTTGGTTACTGGCGGAGGAGCTTTAAATACTTTTCTTATTGATGTTCTAAAGGAAAAATTAGGAGACCGGACCGCCGTAGTTGTGCCAGAGCCAATTTTGATAGAATTCAAAGAGGCGCTCGTATTTGCATTGATGGGTGCCTTGAGGGTAGAACGACAAATAAATGTCCTAAGTTCGGTCACCGGAGCAAGGAGAGATTCTTCCAGTGGAGTAATTTATCTTCCCAATTGA
- a CDS encoding DUF4212 domain-containing protein: MSEKQKKATAYWKENVRYLFILLTIWFLVSYGAGILFKEALDGIKLGGFKLGFWFAQQGSIYVFVILIFVYVRLMNKLDKKYGYNE, translated from the coding sequence ATGTCAGAAAAACAAAAAAAGGCAACAGCCTATTGGAAAGAAAACGTGAGGTATCTTTTTATACTGCTGACCATTTGGTTTTTAGTTTCATACGGAGCAGGTATTCTATTTAAAGAGGCTTTGGACGGTATAAAACTAGGAGGCTTTAAATTAGGTTTCTGGTTTGCACAACAAGGATCAATTTACGTCTTCGTCATACTAATTTTTGTTTACGTCCGGTTGATGAACAAACTCGATAAAAAATATGGTTATAACGAGTAA